From a single Phalacrocorax aristotelis chromosome 1, bGulAri2.1, whole genome shotgun sequence genomic region:
- the CLDN14 gene encoding claudin-14: MASSAVQLLGFSLSLLGLIGTLIATILPHWWRTAHVGTNIITAVAYMKGLWMECVWHSTGIYQCQVHHSQLALPRDLQAARAMMVISCVLSVLACVIAVIGMKCTQCAKGTSAKASIAVSGGIIFILAGLVCLVPVSWTTNNVVTDFYNPMLPTGMKYEIGQALYLGFVSASLTILGGTLLCTSSQCRRNETPYQTQPSSVRRTAPSYRPPTVYKGNHGSSLTSASHSGYRLNDYV; the protein is encoded by the coding sequence ATGGCAAGTTCAGCTGTTCAGTTACTTGGCTTCTCTCTAAGCCTGCTCGGCCTAATTGGGACGTTAATTGCTACTATTCTTCCACACTGGTGGCGAACGGCACACGTAGGCACCAATATTATAACAGCTGTAGCTTATATGAAAGGGCTTTGGATGGAGTGCGTCTGGCACAGCACCGGCATCTACCagtgccaagtccaccactccCAGCTGGCGCTGCCCCGTGACCTCCAAGCCGCCCGTGCCATGATGGTAATTTCCTGCGTCCTTTCCGTGCTGGCATGCGTGATTGCTGTCATCGGTATGAAGTGCACGCAGTGTGCCAAGGGGACTTCTGCCAAAGCCTCCATCGCAGTCTCCGGGGGGATCATTTTCATCCTGGCTGGTCTCGTTTGCCTGGTACCTGTTTCCTGGACCACTAACAACGTAGTTACAGATTTCTACAACCCCATGCTCCCCACCGGGATGAAGTATGAGATAGGTCAAGCTCTTTACCTTGGCTTCGTCTCTGCATCTTTGACAATCCTCGGCGGCACTCTGCTGTGCACATCAAGCCAGTGTCGCAGGAACGAGACACCTTACCAGACGCAGCCCAGCAGCGTAAGAAGGACTGCTCCCTCCTATAGACCACCAACTGTCTACAAGGGAAACCATGGTTCTTCCCTGACATCTGCTTCCCATAGCGGCTACAGATTAAATGACTATGTGTGA